From the Candidatus Cloacimonadaceae bacterium genome, the window AAGTTTCCTATCGGAACCGTTATTGGGATGCCGAATTCCGATTCGGCTGTGGGTAACGGTCTTTTCGAGCGCAAGCTCCCTATCGGAACCGGATCGCGTCGCAAGCTGAAGATGCAAATCAATCCTGTGCTCCACCCGATCAGAACTGATAACGCTGATCGCAGGTTTGATAATCATTAGCGGAGTTCTTTCACCCTTTTTATTAGTTTCGGGAGTATCTCAAAGAGATCGCCAACGATCCCCAGATCCGCGGCTTTGAAGATCGGCGCGTCCGGATCTTTGTTGATCGCAACGATATAATCCGCGGAAGACATTCCTGCCAGATGCTGGATGGCACCGGAGATTCCCGCGGCGATGTAGATATTTGGTTTGACCGTCTTACCGGTCTGCCCCACCTGATGCGAATAGGGTATCCATTCTGCATCCACGGCAGCGCGTGAAGCTCCGGCAGCTCCGCTGAGGGCTTCAGCCAAATCTTCGATCATGACAAAATTCTTTGCTTCCTTCATGCCTCTGCCCCCGGAAACGATGACGTTCGCCTCGGTGATATTGACCAACGTGGTTTTTTCCTTTTCAAAACCAAGCCAGCAGCTCACTTCTTCGTCGAAATCAAAGACGACTTGTTCGCGGATGACGATTCCGGAAAGGGAATCGTCGCGCGGCATGGGATTCATCACTTTGTGACGCACAGTCGCCATTTGTGGACGGTGGTTTGAGGTGACGATGGTCGCCATGATGTTCCCTCCGAAAGCGGGACGGGTCTGCAACAGGTTTCCGCCTTCGGAATCAAATTCAAGACCGGTGCAATCCGCAGTCAAGCCTGTATGCAGATGCACCGCCACGCGCGGAATGAAGGATCTACCGATGACAGTCGCTCCGGCTAAGATGATGGAAGGCTTGTATTTGAGCGCCATCTCGGTGAGCGCTTTGGCAAAACGCTCGTCTCTGAAATGTTTGAGCTCGGGATCGTCCACTTCGATCACCTGATCGGCACCGTAGGCGATCAATTCTGAGGAAAGGCTTTCGATCCCGCAGCCAAAAACGACTGCGCTGAGCTCTTCGCCCATCTGATCTGCAAGATCGCGTCCTTTGCCAAGCAGTTCAAATACCACCGGAGCTATGATGCCATCCTTTTGTTCGGCGAAGACCCAGATGCCGGAATAGTCGTTTTTATCTATCTGAACGGCTTCTTTCTTGCGGATCAGGATCGCGTCGAAGGGGCAGGAACCAACGCAGGCTCCGCATAACACGCATTTATCGAGGTCAATTATAGCAAGTTTGTCCACTACTGTGATCGCTTCATAGGCACAGGCACGAATGCAAACTCCGCATCCCACGCATTTCTGGTCTAAAACTTCAATCATACATCATTCTCCTCAATCTACAACATTTGGTCTTCAGATTCTTGTCAAGCGCAAAATGGAATTCACCGGTTTTTTTATCATGGATTCCTACGCATGAATATCCGCGACGGCTCAACTATTCGTTCAATAAACCCAATCAATTTGCCGATAGAACACAGATGACGCGGATCGTTATGATCTGTATGATCATTGAAATCTGAATCGAAACAACCCGTTCACCTGTTCACCTGCATATATAAAGAATATAGATTTTTAAATGAGTGATAGCCGATGGCATGATCCGGCCACGCCATTGAAAGTGATGAATTTACTGATGACTACCGGGGTGAGAATCCCGACGGTTAAACTTCAGTCACCAAGGAAAGATTTTATGGTCTTTATGAATCCCTCTGTGTTCACGAAATAATTATTGGGGTTGGCTTTGAGATACATCTTCGCCATCGTTAATTGAGTTTGTGTCTTATTGTTTTCTACTTGCTTGCCTTTTTTAGTATTGGGGTTTGTATCGCATTTCGAAGCTTTGATAATGTCGTTGAAATAAACACCGTCAACGAAAGCTATGAAGTGAACGCCGTTCTCAGAATGGCTGATTCGGTGAATATCTTAACATCCAATTCTGTTTGTTCATTTTCAATGTGACCATCCACTGCGTTAATGGCTTTCTCCAGAATTGCTCTTGCTGTTTTGTAATCAAGCCTGCGTCTTCGAATTCCTGATTTTGTATTTCCCTTGAATGGTGAAAGTAAAATGTCTGCTGTATTTTCTCTATAGAGCTTCAAGATCGCATTGCTTTGCTCCACAATGTCTCTAAGCTTGCGATCATTATAGTGCTTTATGGACACTAAAGTTATTAATCTTGAGCTTTCTTTGATTCCTCTTCTATCGTAATCCAACTCATTATCAAGCATGAATTCTATAGGCTTCTGGGGATCTGTCGTATCGACTGCTCGAATAGCTATTCTGCCGCTAAGGTCATTAAATCTCATTTTCACGGAATTGTTCGGTTCAAGCCTCTGACGTTCCAAATCAGATAATCTGCTGATGAAGCTGCCGTTTTTATACACGAGTATTTTATCTTGCTCTTTCTTAACATCGTCAAAACAAACAACACAGATGGGATTTTCTGTGTCAAAAAAAGGGTTGTCTTCCAGAACGGTTATGTTATGCACTCTATTTTTTTGAAAGCTGCTGTTGATAAATGTTTCGGGTATTAAAGCAACTACATATCCACAGGTATTTAGACAATTATTTAGGGCAATTTGGTAAACATCGTCATATTTGGAGTTCTTAAAGTACTGTTTTACGGTTTGTTGAAGATTCATGCGCTTAGCGCTATAATTCGTAAGATAGGGGGGATTTGTCACAATGATGGCATCAGCTACTGGAGGGATATTTATTAGGCTGTCATTATACTCCCATGGCAATGTTCTGTCTATGTCAAGACCCTTGATTTTGGAGACGTTGCCAATTCCAAGTACTTGCTGCAGCAAGTCCCCATTTCCAGCAAAGGGGTCATACGCTGTTGATGCCCCTGTCATAGATATAAAGTCTATGATATGTGGTTTTAACCACACATCATTTCTGGTGAAATACTGGCCGAGGGCTCTTTTATTCCGCCCATAGGCTGTCCCGCTGCACAATATATCGCTCAACATGTGAGACGATCACCTATCATTACTTTGCGGTTTGTTATCATCGTATTTCCATATTTCCTTGCATCAATTTCTACTTTCGGGACATCTGTCAGTTGATTAGTCTCATGTCAAGCTAAATCGGACTGGATTTGGCGATTTGCAGGCAGCCCTTTTTCGATGAGTTAGTTTTCGACTATCGCGGAGGGAGGACTTACCTGAAGGATTTTGCAGCCGAAAAATGACTTGGGTGAGAAGGGAAATGCACGTGAACATGTTTGCCGAGGATGCTTCCCGCCGGCATTAAGTCATATCTTGGATTCCTGCGTAAGAATATTCGAGACGGCTCAGCTATTTCTTCAATAAACCCAATCAATTTGCCTATAGAACACAGATGACGCGGATCGTTATGATCATAATGATCATTGAAATCTAAGGCGAAACAACTCGTTCTCCGGTTCATTTGTTCACCCGTTCACTTCGCAGGATCGGCATCCTGCGGGACATCTTCCCCCTTAGCAATACGGAAGCAATACGGACTCATTACGGACTAAGTCCGTATTGACTCCGTAATGCTCACGGGAGAGAAGGTATATTGAAAGATTTGAGAGATGAGATAAACACAGAGGAAAGCAGAGTATAAGCGGAGCAAGAGCAGAGAGATGAGAGATTCGGAGATGAATTTCACCACAGAGAATCAGAGAGATCAGAGAAGAGAGTTGAGAGGTGTTTGGCTCCCGCGCCAAAGGAACCTTTAAAGCGGGCTCTGACATAGATCTTGCCATCAAAGGCGAGGAGCTCGATACCCGGGGACATGATTTCCATATCCGTGGCTCTGGACGCTCTGGAACTTCCCTGGACAATCGATCTGATCAGCTTTCACACCATCACCGACACCGCACTCATCGAGCATATCAACCGTTGTGGGATATCCATCGGGTGATATCGCTTTGCATAATACCTATTGACGTTTCCAAAGCGCTCAAAATGATGACATCATAAACAACAACAGGTGAAAATACATGAAGAATATCCTGATAATAATCGTCCTTTGCCTTTCCGCCGCGGGTCTTTGCGCCCAGAGGGGTCTCTTTGGCATCTCCTTTGACCAACATCTCAACAGCGCGGATTCCATCATGGTGCAGCAAGGCTTTATCGCCCAATCCGTCGATGGCGCCATGGTTAAATACTATTCTGATTACAATGATCTCATCGATGCCGTGGTGCTCTTTGTCAATCCTGAAAACGAAAAAATCGTCGGTTGGTTCGTCAAATATGATCCCAAGAATGGCGAGGAAAAAGATAAATTCGTGGTTGACCGCATGTATGAAATGCACGGAGATCCAGCGCACTTTGATCCCGAAACCCAGCAACTGATCTGGGTTTTGAATCCAGCCCGCAGCATCCATCTGATGTATGTGAACGGAGGCAGCCTCACCATCCTCTATCGCGATTCGGATTATGAGAAACTTTTCCTGATCAAGAAATTGTAACACGCTACAGGCACTGATCCTCAAGGCGGCAAAGGATTGAGGGGCGGCATGGCAACGTTTCAAAGCTGCTTTTCCACCGGTTCGCATTTCTTTTCTGTAAAAAGTTCATTTTTCTCTTGACTGCATTGGCGTTGTCAAATATCATTCGTTTATATCATAAATACTTAATAGGACTCCATAGAAAAAAGTCCATGCTTGACACGAATAGTATCTAAATAAATGATGAGAAATTACTTGACAGAATCAGCATCAGTAATACATTGGCATCATATTAGATAAGCATATATGGAGTTACTGATGTTTAGAGAGAAT encodes:
- a CDS encoding electron transfer flavoprotein subunit alpha; amino-acid sequence: MIEVLDQKCVGCGVCIRACAYEAITVVDKLAIIDLDKCVLCGACVGSCPFDAILIRKKEAVQIDKNDYSGIWVFAEQKDGIIAPVVFELLGKGRDLADQMGEELSAVVFGCGIESLSSELIAYGADQVIEVDDPELKHFRDERFAKALTEMALKYKPSIILAGATVIGRSFIPRVAVHLHTGLTADCTGLEFDSEGGNLLQTRPAFGGNIMATIVTSNHRPQMATVRHKVMNPMPRDDSLSGIVIREQVVFDFDEEVSCWLGFEKEKTTLVNITEANVIVSGGRGMKEAKNFVMIEDLAEALSGAAGASRAAVDAEWIPYSHQVGQTGKTVKPNIYIAAGISGAIQHLAGMSSADYIVAINKDPDAPIFKAADLGIVGDLFEILPKLIKRVKELR